A genome region from Alistipes dispar includes the following:
- a CDS encoding RNA polymerase sigma factor, which produces MDERILAEGCREGDGAARRELYDRFAGRLMAVCMRYAGDRATAEDLLHDAFLKIYGAFGKFSYRGPGSLRAWMERVTVNVALEWLRGRNRLGMTELDEGRVAATVAEPAVSDVEQVPREVLLRFVSELPEGYRAVFNLYCIEEYSHREIARMLGINEKSSSSQLFRARALLARKIRAYLESH; this is translated from the coding sequence ATGGATGAACGGATACTGGCCGAAGGGTGCAGAGAGGGGGACGGTGCGGCCCGGCGGGAGCTGTACGACCGTTTCGCCGGGCGTCTGATGGCAGTCTGCATGCGCTATGCCGGGGACCGGGCCACGGCCGAAGACCTGCTCCACGATGCGTTCCTGAAGATTTACGGCGCGTTCGGGAAGTTCTCCTACCGGGGTCCGGGATCGCTGAGGGCCTGGATGGAGCGCGTCACGGTCAATGTGGCGCTTGAATGGCTGCGAGGCCGCAACCGGCTGGGTATGACCGAACTCGACGAAGGAAGGGTCGCGGCGACCGTCGCCGAACCCGCCGTGTCGGATGTGGAGCAGGTCCCGCGCGAGGTGCTGCTGCGCTTCGTTTCCGAGCTGCCCGAAGGCTACCGGGCCGTGTTCAACCTGTATTGCATCGAGGAGTATTCCCACCGCGAAATCGCCCGGATGCTGGGAATCAACGAGAAGAGCTCCTCGTCGCAATTGTTTCGCGCCCGGGCGCTGCTGGCCCGCAAGATCCGGGCTTATTTGGAGTCGCATTGA
- a CDS encoding riboflavin synthase, which translates to MFSGIVERTAEVVAIRTDRQNRDFTLRADFCGELKIDQSIAHNGVCLTVVGIEGDTYTVTAMKETLDRSNLGLLRTGDLVNLERSMKPDALLDGHIVQGHVDQTAVCTAKEDADGSWYFTFEYEPQGGGLCTVEKGSVTVNGVSLTVCDSKEASFRVAIIPYTFEHTNFCRIDVGSVVNLEFDIVGKYIARLMGSYLK; encoded by the coding sequence ATGTTTTCAGGTATCGTGGAGCGCACGGCGGAGGTGGTGGCCATCCGCACGGACCGTCAGAACAGGGATTTCACGCTGCGCGCGGATTTCTGCGGCGAGTTGAAAATCGACCAGAGCATAGCACATAACGGCGTATGTTTGACGGTTGTGGGCATCGAAGGCGATACCTACACCGTCACGGCCATGAAGGAGACGCTCGACCGGAGCAACCTCGGGCTGCTCCGCACGGGCGATCTGGTGAACCTCGAGCGGTCGATGAAGCCCGATGCGCTGCTCGACGGCCATATCGTGCAGGGACACGTCGATCAGACGGCCGTCTGCACGGCCAAGGAGGATGCCGACGGCAGTTGGTATTTCACTTTCGAATACGAGCCGCAGGGCGGGGGGCTCTGCACGGTGGAGAAAGGGTCGGTGACGGTCAATGGCGTGAGCCTGACGGTCTGCGACTCGAAGGAGGCGTCGTTCCGCGTGGCGATCATCCCCTATACGTTCGAACATACGAATTTCTGCCGGATCGACGTGGGATCGGTCGTGAACCTCGAGTTCGACATCGTGGGCAAATACATCGCCCGCCTGATGGGCAGTTACCTGAAATAG
- a CDS encoding GtrA family protein produces MRVVEWIIRAIDLFYIAPVSSLLSRQVFRYAVCGGGNVLFGWGCYFLIYNFLLDKELLDLGFVAVSPHVAAMLCTFPITFFAGFWLNRHVAFRRSPIPQGTQLFRYALSVAGSVGVNYVFLKFFVEVCAIWATPSQMLASCITTVYSFLAAKYFTFRHAAAE; encoded by the coding sequence ATGCGCGTCGTGGAATGGATCATCCGGGCGATCGACCTGTTCTACATCGCGCCCGTGTCGTCGCTTCTGTCCCGGCAGGTGTTCCGCTATGCCGTCTGCGGCGGCGGAAACGTCCTCTTCGGATGGGGGTGTTACTTCCTGATATACAATTTTCTGCTCGATAAGGAGCTGCTCGACCTGGGATTCGTGGCTGTTTCGCCCCATGTCGCGGCGATGCTCTGCACCTTTCCGATCACCTTCTTCGCCGGGTTCTGGCTGAACCGCCACGTGGCGTTCCGCCGCTCGCCGATTCCGCAGGGGACGCAGCTCTTCCGCTACGCCCTTTCGGTCGCCGGGTCGGTCGGCGTGAACTACGTCTTTCTGAAATTCTTCGTCGAGGTCTGCGCGATCTGGGCCACGCCTTCGCAGATGCTGGCCTCCTGCATCACCACCGTATACAGTTTTCTCGCGGCCAAGTACTTCACCTTCCGCCACGCCGCCGCGGAGTAG
- a CDS encoding NigD1/NigD2 family lipoprotein, which produces MKKIGLLFLTALLSLTLPACNDDDGDYPYVYGLITTVHTLGDKEYYFERDNGQTLYPSEKSATFEAEEGKRAVIYFDLLEGIPDYDYNIRLYRAEEIYTGPSAIVTTQEELDRQGGDCAGFPAAYWQYFNLTPKWLTLYLLYPVTDNSKHTFSVIVNKVEAPEQTEEGYLNLELHHSAGGDVPGYTQGYYVSFDLTPIAAELEGKKGVILGIETCENGTKHIKLDLPQEQ; this is translated from the coding sequence ATGAAAAAAATCGGTTTGCTCTTTCTGACGGCGCTCCTCTCCCTGACGCTCCCCGCCTGCAACGACGACGACGGAGATTATCCGTATGTTTACGGACTGATAACCACCGTGCATACGCTCGGCGACAAGGAGTATTACTTCGAACGCGACAACGGCCAGACGCTCTACCCGAGCGAGAAATCCGCCACCTTCGAGGCCGAGGAGGGGAAACGGGCCGTCATCTATTTCGACCTGCTCGAAGGGATTCCCGACTACGACTACAACATCCGCCTCTACCGCGCCGAGGAGATCTACACCGGCCCCTCCGCGATCGTCACGACGCAGGAGGAGCTGGACCGGCAGGGCGGCGACTGCGCCGGCTTCCCGGCGGCCTACTGGCAGTATTTCAACCTCACGCCGAAATGGCTGACCCTTTATCTGCTCTACCCCGTGACGGACAACTCGAAACACACCTTTTCGGTGATCGTCAACAAGGTCGAGGCTCCCGAACAGACCGAGGAGGGTTACCTCAACCTCGAACTGCACCACAGCGCCGGCGGCGACGTCCCGGGCTACACGCAGGGATACTACGTCTCGTTCGACCTGACCCCGATCGCCGCGGAACTGGAGGGAAAAAAGGGCGTGATTCTCGGGATCGAGACCTGCGAGAACGGCACGAAACACATCAAGCTGGACCTGCCGCAGGAACAGTAG
- the ruvB gene encoding Holliday junction branch migration DNA helicase RuvB has translation MSIVRNTESDLEFENRIRPQELENFSGQDKIVENLRIFIKAALMRGDSLDHVLLHGPPGLGKTTLANIIANEMGAQLRVTSGPVLDKPGDLAGLLTNLNPGDVLFIDEIHRLSPIVEEYLYSAMEDYKIDIVLDKGPSARSIQIELAPFTLIGATTRSGLLTSPLRARFGIQCHLEYYDAPVLAGIVRRSARILDVSIDDDAAHEVALRSRGTPRIANALLRRVRDFAMVKGEGHIDLAITRIALAALNIDSRGLDRMDNRILSTIIEKFNGGPVGLNTVATAVGEEAGTIEEVYEPFLIKEGFLKRTPRGREATALAYEHMGFTPPRSEGTLF, from the coding sequence ATGTCTATCGTACGCAATACAGAGAGCGACCTCGAATTCGAGAACAGGATCCGCCCGCAGGAGCTCGAAAACTTCTCGGGACAGGACAAGATCGTCGAGAACCTCCGCATCTTCATCAAGGCGGCGCTCATGCGCGGCGACTCGCTGGACCACGTGCTGCTGCACGGACCTCCGGGACTGGGCAAGACGACGCTGGCGAATATCATCGCCAACGAGATGGGAGCGCAGCTGCGCGTCACGTCGGGTCCCGTGCTGGACAAGCCGGGCGACCTGGCCGGCCTGCTGACCAACCTCAACCCGGGCGACGTGCTCTTCATCGACGAAATCCACCGCCTCAGCCCGATCGTCGAGGAGTATCTCTATTCGGCGATGGAGGACTACAAGATCGACATCGTACTCGACAAGGGTCCTTCGGCGCGTTCGATCCAGATCGAGCTGGCCCCCTTCACGCTCATCGGAGCCACGACGCGCAGCGGTCTGCTGACCTCGCCCCTCCGGGCGCGGTTCGGCATCCAGTGCCACCTGGAGTATTACGACGCTCCGGTCCTGGCCGGCATCGTGCGGCGGTCGGCGCGGATTCTCGACGTCTCGATCGACGACGACGCGGCGCACGAGGTGGCCCTGCGCTCGCGCGGCACGCCGCGCATCGCCAACGCCCTGCTGCGGCGCGTGCGCGACTTCGCGATGGTCAAGGGCGAGGGGCACATCGACCTGGCCATCACCCGCATCGCCCTCGCGGCGCTCAACATCGACTCGCGCGGACTGGACCGCATGGACAACCGCATCCTCTCGACGATCATCGAGAAGTTCAACGGCGGACCCGTCGGGCTGAACACCGTCGCCACGGCCGTCGGCGAGGAGGCCGGCACGATCGAGGAGGTTTACGAACCGTTCCTCATCAAGGAGGGGTTCCTCAAACGCACGCCCCGCGGCCGCGAAGCCACGGCGCTGGCCTACGAACACATGGGCTTCACCCCGCCCCGCAGCGAAGGCACGCTTTTCTGA
- a CDS encoding sensor histidine kinase, translating to MLRIKTKEASSLWIALLAAAIVGIVLGAVHVRWGYALVAVSASFCVVFFAALFIIRKYVAYKLKPIYSIVLSRDVHTNEIFSELKDKRVENIGEELTAWADTNDREIARLKEAERFRKQYLGNVAHELKTPIFNIQGYISTLLDGGLEDELINRKYLERAEKSIDRLINIVNDLDTISKLESNMNQLKMERFDIVALAREIAEQAEMEADRKGIRISVKGAENLPSPFWVLADKHYIGQVLVNLIINSIHYGREGGATRIRFRDMLDRILVEVEDNGQGIGKEDLPRVFERFYRTDKGRSREQGGTGLGLAIVKHIVEAHGERITVRSELGAGSTFSFTLKKVGLQDIK from the coding sequence ATGTTGCGAATCAAGACCAAGGAGGCCTCCTCGCTGTGGATCGCGCTGCTGGCGGCGGCGATCGTGGGGATTGTGCTCGGAGCCGTGCACGTGCGGTGGGGCTATGCGCTCGTCGCCGTGTCGGCCTCTTTCTGCGTCGTCTTTTTCGCGGCGCTGTTCATCATCCGCAAGTATGTGGCCTACAAGCTCAAGCCGATCTATTCGATCGTGCTTTCGCGCGACGTGCACACCAACGAGATTTTCTCCGAACTCAAGGACAAGCGTGTGGAGAACATCGGCGAGGAGCTGACGGCCTGGGCCGACACCAACGACCGGGAGATCGCCCGCCTGAAGGAGGCCGAACGATTCCGCAAGCAGTATCTGGGCAACGTGGCGCACGAGCTGAAAACCCCGATCTTCAATATCCAGGGCTATATTTCGACCCTGCTGGACGGCGGGCTGGAGGACGAGCTGATCAACCGCAAATACCTCGAGCGGGCCGAGAAGAGCATCGACCGGCTGATAAATATCGTGAACGACCTCGACACGATTTCGAAGCTCGAGAGCAACATGAACCAGTTGAAGATGGAGCGGTTCGACATCGTGGCGCTGGCCCGGGAGATCGCCGAGCAGGCCGAGATGGAGGCGGACAGGAAGGGCATCCGGATTTCGGTCAAGGGGGCCGAGAATCTTCCGTCGCCCTTCTGGGTGCTGGCCGACAAGCACTATATCGGGCAGGTGCTGGTCAATCTCATCATCAACTCGATCCACTACGGCCGGGAGGGCGGCGCGACGCGCATCCGCTTCCGCGACATGCTGGACCGCATTCTGGTCGAGGTCGAGGACAACGGGCAGGGCATCGGCAAGGAGGACCTGCCGCGCGTGTTCGAACGCTTCTACCGCACGGACAAGGGGCGTTCGCGCGAACAGGGCGGCACGGGACTGGGTCTGGCGATCGTCAAGCACATCGTCGAGGCCCACGGCGAGCGGATCACCGTGCGCAGCGAACTCGGTGCGGGCAGCACCTTCTCGTTCACGCTGAAGAAGGTCGGCTTGCAGGATATAAAATAG
- the lgt gene encoding prolipoprotein diacylglyceryl transferase: MIQPLSIVWNFDPVFISFGSFDIRYYGLMWALAILIGAWFFDNFCKREGLSQEVSGSIFIYGTLATILGARLGHCLFYDPVEYLSKPWTIITGFRDGGMASHGAAVGLLIGLWLFSRKNRLPYVWSLDRIMIAVGIGGAVVRMGNLFNSEIFGTATALPWGFEFVRSAKWVHEFAPAAVHPTQIYEALCYLATFGILCWLYYGRDMARRRPGVLFGIGLIGVFLTRFFIEFIKTEQESFEVGWALDMGQWLSIPFILLGVYMIWRGMTRPAVSAAAPGPKAVPGPGSASGNSHKKRKR; encoded by the coding sequence ATGATACAACCTTTGAGCATTGTCTGGAATTTCGATCCGGTTTTCATCAGTTTCGGATCGTTCGACATTCGTTACTACGGATTGATGTGGGCGCTGGCCATTCTGATCGGAGCCTGGTTTTTCGACAACTTCTGCAAGCGCGAAGGACTTTCGCAGGAGGTTTCCGGTTCGATTTTCATTTACGGCACGCTGGCGACGATCCTCGGCGCGCGGCTCGGCCACTGCCTCTTCTACGATCCGGTGGAGTATCTTTCGAAACCGTGGACCATCATCACGGGGTTCCGCGACGGCGGCATGGCAAGCCACGGCGCGGCCGTCGGCCTGCTCATCGGGTTGTGGCTCTTTTCGCGCAAGAACCGGCTGCCGTACGTCTGGTCGCTCGACCGCATCATGATCGCCGTGGGTATCGGCGGGGCGGTCGTGCGGATGGGCAACCTTTTCAATTCGGAGATTTTCGGTACGGCGACCGCCCTGCCGTGGGGCTTCGAGTTCGTCCGTTCGGCCAAGTGGGTGCACGAGTTCGCCCCGGCGGCGGTGCATCCCACGCAGATCTACGAGGCGCTGTGCTACCTGGCCACATTCGGCATCCTCTGCTGGCTCTACTACGGCCGCGACATGGCGCGCCGCCGTCCGGGGGTGCTGTTCGGCATCGGCCTGATCGGAGTGTTCCTGACGCGCTTTTTCATCGAATTCATCAAGACCGAGCAGGAGTCCTTCGAAGTGGGTTGGGCGCTCGACATGGGACAGTGGCTGAGCATTCCGTTCATCCTGCTGGGAGTTTATATGATCTGGCGCGGAATGACGCGGCCCGCCGTGTCCGCGGCCGCTCCGGGGCCGAAGGCGGTTCCGGGGCCGGGGTCCGCTTCGGGAAATTCGCATAAAAAACGGAAACGATGA
- a CDS encoding porin family protein → MERNREWTDAVRSSLRDAEATPPAGGWERLERELAVAQEGASPAPSQRPAWRIYWPRIAAAAAVVLIGIVAGDLLLRPDTVLKQEGVVITTADGGKTAEPLLPGSGGEAAGPVLAQAVPPARGAARETGSEASARLRKTTGRPGSEGGTAAETAGNAASLLLRTAAPDATSEDAGAPDSAESGGHVAEVESGGVPAEAAAAVSGGESETGRKRASDGRATNVGSRAADNGGRTGGVAARSAAAGGSLYAVRGDARPASRPSARKRMSFSLSAGGGVSGDGGSAGRTPHFPMMSDAPGGMSSVIGNGAEIVLLKNYDYGESSFRHHQPLSVAFTVGKEFSHGLSLESGLNYTLLRSDVRAMYASEETGQTLHFLGIPLRMKWQFLERGRFSLYIGAGGMAEKCVSAKFGSKSVSEPGVQWSLLAAAGAQYRLGGIVGLYFEPEGSYYLTETNLRTVRTDSPLTLTLRLGVRLTF, encoded by the coding sequence ATGGAACGAAATAGAGAGTGGACGGATGCCGTGCGGAGCTCGCTCCGGGATGCCGAGGCCACGCCTCCCGCAGGGGGCTGGGAACGGCTGGAGCGGGAGTTGGCAGTTGCACAGGAGGGGGCTTCGCCCGCCCCTTCGCAGAGGCCCGCATGGCGGATCTATTGGCCGCGGATTGCCGCCGCAGCCGCCGTCGTGTTGATCGGGATCGTCGCAGGGGATCTTCTGCTGCGGCCGGATACGGTGTTGAAACAAGAAGGGGTTGTTATCACGACGGCGGACGGCGGCAAGACCGCGGAACCTTTGCTGCCCGGTTCCGGCGGCGAAGCGGCTGGGCCCGTCCTGGCGCAGGCCGTGCCGCCCGCACGAGGCGCGGCACGGGAGACCGGCTCCGAAGCGTCCGCAAGGCTGCGGAAGACGACCGGGCGGCCGGGATCGGAGGGCGGAACGGCTGCGGAGACGGCCGGGAATGCCGCGTCGCTGTTGCTGCGAACTGCGGCTCCGGACGCGACGTCGGAAGATGCGGGGGCGCCGGATTCGGCGGAAAGCGGCGGGCATGTCGCGGAAGTCGAGTCCGGCGGAGTGCCGGCGGAAGCCGCGGCGGCCGTTTCCGGCGGGGAGTCGGAGACCGGCCGGAAGCGTGCGTCCGACGGGCGGGCGACAAACGTCGGAAGTCGTGCGGCGGACAACGGCGGACGGACGGGAGGAGTTGCCGCCCGGTCCGCGGCAGCGGGAGGCAGCCTCTATGCGGTCCGCGGCGATGCGCGTCCGGCATCCCGGCCCTCCGCACGGAAGCGGATGTCGTTCTCGCTGTCGGCAGGAGGCGGCGTCTCCGGGGACGGTGGTTCGGCAGGACGGACGCCGCATTTTCCCATGATGAGCGATGCCCCGGGCGGCATGTCCTCGGTGATCGGCAACGGAGCCGAAATCGTGCTGCTGAAGAATTACGATTACGGGGAGAGTTCGTTCCGCCATCATCAGCCGCTGAGCGTCGCGTTCACCGTCGGGAAGGAGTTTTCCCACGGGCTGTCGCTCGAGAGCGGGCTCAACTACACGCTGCTGCGGTCGGACGTGCGGGCGATGTACGCCTCGGAGGAGACCGGGCAGACCCTGCATTTTCTCGGCATTCCTCTCAGGATGAAGTGGCAGTTCCTCGAACGCGGACGCTTCTCCTTATATATAGGGGCCGGAGGAATGGCCGAAAAGTGCGTCTCCGCGAAATTCGGCTCGAAGAGCGTGTCAGAGCCGGGCGTGCAGTGGTCGCTGCTCGCGGCCGCCGGCGCGCAGTACCGGCTGGGCGGGATCGTCGGACTCTACTTCGAGCCGGAAGGGTCGTATTACCTCACCGAAACGAACCTGCGCACCGTGCGCACCGATTCGCCGCTGACGCTGACACTCCGGCTGGGCGTGCGCCTCACGTTCTGA
- the uvrB gene encoding excinuclease ABC subunit UvrB, with the protein MDFKLVSDYAPTGDQPEAIAQLVGSIEHGSKHNTLLGVTGSGKTFTVANVIADLNRPTLVLSHNKTLAAQLYGEFRNFFPENAVEYFVSYYDYYQPEAYLPATDTYIEKDLSINAEIEKMRLNTVATLLSGRRDVVVVSSVSCLYGCGNPADFHATAITLKVGQVVSYKHFLYKLVEALYTRTERELEPATFRVNGDTVDIMAAFGEFGNQCFRVMFFDNEVEAIQSIDPVTGQRIHSLDTLTLYPTNLFVTTKERIHAAVQQIYLDLGKQIEYFERSDRPMEAQRIKQRVEYDLEMIKELGYCPGIENYSRYLDGRAAGTRPFCLIDYFPKDYLLVVDESHVTLPQVHAMFGGDRARKENLVEYGFRLPAAKDNRPVTFAEFEQLQGTSIYVSATPADWELMKSEGVIVEQLIRPTGLVDPPLEVRVTTNQIDDLLEEIDKRVKNDDKVLVTTITKRMAEELSKYFDRVGVRNRYIHSDVDTLERIQILEDLRAGLFDVLVGVNLLREGLDLPEVALVAILDADKEGFLRNVRSLTQIAGRAARHSQGNVILYADTCTESMRYAIEQSNRRREKQVRYNMEHGVLPRRAQKSGTGQSTLLAGRTDENAGNTPVAYPIAEDHYAPAAADVARAYTAGGDLDALIDKAREDMERAAKSLDFLAAAKFRDRMYELQKLREENRK; encoded by the coding sequence ATGGACTTCAAACTCGTATCCGATTACGCCCCGACGGGCGACCAGCCGGAGGCCATCGCACAACTGGTCGGCTCGATCGAGCACGGTTCGAAGCACAACACGCTGCTGGGCGTGACCGGCTCGGGAAAAACCTTCACCGTAGCCAACGTCATCGCCGACCTGAACCGTCCGACGCTCGTGCTGAGCCACAACAAGACCCTCGCGGCGCAGCTCTACGGCGAATTCAGGAACTTCTTTCCGGAGAACGCCGTGGAGTATTTCGTGTCGTACTACGACTACTACCAGCCGGAGGCCTATCTTCCGGCGACGGACACCTATATAGAGAAAGACCTCTCGATCAACGCCGAGATCGAGAAGATGCGGCTCAACACCGTGGCCACGCTGCTCTCGGGGCGGCGCGACGTGGTGGTGGTGTCGAGCGTCTCGTGTCTCTACGGCTGCGGCAACCCCGCGGATTTCCACGCCACGGCCATCACGCTGAAGGTCGGGCAGGTCGTCAGCTACAAGCACTTCCTATACAAGCTCGTCGAGGCGCTCTACACCCGCACCGAACGTGAGCTGGAGCCGGCGACGTTCCGCGTGAACGGCGACACGGTGGACATCATGGCCGCCTTCGGCGAATTCGGCAACCAGTGCTTCCGCGTGATGTTCTTCGACAACGAGGTGGAGGCCATCCAGTCGATCGACCCCGTGACGGGGCAGCGCATCCACTCGCTCGACACCCTGACGCTCTACCCCACGAATCTCTTCGTCACCACGAAGGAACGCATCCATGCGGCCGTGCAGCAGATCTACCTCGACCTGGGCAAACAGATCGAGTACTTCGAGCGTTCGGACCGCCCGATGGAGGCCCAGCGCATCAAGCAGCGCGTGGAGTACGACCTCGAAATGATCAAGGAGCTGGGCTACTGCCCCGGCATCGAGAACTATTCGCGCTATCTGGACGGCCGGGCCGCCGGGACACGCCCCTTCTGTCTCATCGACTACTTCCCGAAGGACTACCTGCTGGTCGTGGACGAGAGCCACGTCACGCTGCCGCAGGTCCACGCCATGTTCGGCGGCGACCGCGCCCGCAAGGAGAACCTCGTGGAGTACGGATTCCGGCTTCCGGCGGCCAAGGACAACCGCCCGGTGACCTTCGCCGAGTTCGAACAGTTGCAGGGCACGTCGATCTACGTGAGCGCCACGCCCGCCGACTGGGAACTGATGAAGAGCGAAGGGGTGATCGTCGAACAGCTCATCCGCCCCACGGGACTGGTGGACCCGCCGCTGGAGGTGCGCGTCACGACGAACCAGATCGACGACCTGCTCGAAGAGATCGACAAGCGGGTGAAAAACGACGACAAGGTGCTCGTGACGACCATCACCAAGCGCATGGCCGAGGAGCTGTCGAAATACTTCGACCGCGTGGGGGTGCGCAACCGCTACATCCACTCGGATGTAGACACGCTGGAGCGCATCCAGATCCTCGAAGACCTGCGGGCCGGCCTGTTCGACGTGCTGGTGGGCGTGAACCTGCTGCGCGAGGGGCTGGACCTCCCGGAGGTGGCCCTCGTGGCGATTCTCGACGCCGACAAGGAGGGATTCCTGCGCAACGTCCGCTCGCTCACCCAGATCGCCGGACGCGCCGCACGCCACTCGCAGGGCAACGTGATCCTCTACGCCGACACCTGCACCGAGTCGATGCGCTATGCCATCGAGCAGAGCAACCGCCGCCGCGAGAAGCAGGTGCGCTACAACATGGAGCACGGCGTGCTGCCGCGCCGTGCACAGAAGAGCGGCACGGGCCAGAGCACGCTGCTGGCGGGCCGGACCGACGAGAATGCCGGCAACACACCCGTCGCCTATCCCATCGCGGAGGACCACTACGCCCCGGCCGCGGCCGACGTCGCCCGCGCCTATACGGCCGGCGGTGACCTCGACGCGCTCATCGACAAGGCGCGCGAGGACATGGAACGGGCTGCCAAATCGCTGGATTTCCTCGCCGCGGCGAAATTCCGCGACCGCATGTACGAATTGCAGAAGTTACGCGAGGAGAACCGGAAATAG
- a CDS encoding malic enzyme-like NAD(P)-binding protein: MTTDNKLAEEALRYHSEERPGKIGIVPTKPHRTQYDLSLAYSPGVAVPSRIIAQTPEKIYDYTGKGNLVAVVSNGTAVLGLGNIGPLAAKPVMEGKCMLFKTFAGIDAFDIEVAETDPDAFVRAVRAIAPTFGGINLEDIKAPECFEIEARLRDELDIPVMHDDQHGTAIITSAALLNGAKIAGKEIARLRVVVNGAGAAAIACARLFLSLGVRRENMVLCDSRGVVSAHREDLNPLKREFATPRRISTLAEALHDADVFLGVSKADTLTPEMLRTMASNPIVMALANPDPEIAYDTAVVSRPDIIFATGRSDYPNQVNNVLGFPYIFRGALDVRASKINEEMKLAAAHAIAALAREPIPASVLRAYNLEKLEFGRSYLIPKPLDPRLLCTVATAVARAAVESGVARRPVADWDAYAERLRTLAE, translated from the coding sequence ATGACAACCGACAATAAACTCGCCGAGGAGGCGCTGCGCTACCACAGCGAAGAGCGCCCCGGAAAAATCGGCATCGTTCCCACGAAGCCCCACCGCACGCAATACGACCTTTCGCTGGCCTATTCGCCCGGCGTGGCCGTTCCCTCGCGCATCATCGCCCAAACGCCGGAGAAGATCTACGACTACACGGGCAAGGGCAACCTCGTGGCCGTCGTATCGAACGGCACGGCCGTACTCGGACTGGGCAATATCGGCCCGCTGGCCGCCAAACCCGTAATGGAGGGGAAGTGTATGCTGTTCAAGACCTTCGCCGGCATCGACGCCTTCGACATCGAGGTGGCCGAGACCGACCCCGACGCCTTCGTGCGCGCCGTGCGGGCCATCGCCCCCACCTTCGGCGGCATCAACCTCGAGGACATCAAGGCCCCCGAATGCTTCGAGATCGAGGCGCGGCTGCGCGACGAGCTGGACATTCCCGTCATGCACGACGACCAGCACGGCACGGCCATCATCACCTCGGCGGCACTGCTCAACGGCGCGAAGATCGCCGGCAAGGAGATCGCCCGCCTGCGCGTGGTGGTCAACGGCGCGGGAGCCGCCGCCATCGCCTGCGCACGGCTGTTCCTCTCGCTGGGCGTCCGGCGCGAGAACATGGTGCTATGCGACAGCCGCGGCGTGGTCTCGGCCCACCGCGAGGACCTCAACCCGCTCAAACGCGAGTTCGCCACCCCGCGGCGCATTTCGACGCTGGCCGAGGCGCTGCACGACGCCGACGTCTTCCTCGGCGTGTCGAAGGCCGACACGCTGACGCCCGAGATGCTGCGCACGATGGCATCGAACCCGATCGTCATGGCTTTGGCCAATCCCGATCCCGAAATCGCCTACGACACGGCCGTCGTCTCGCGCCCCGACATCATCTTCGCCACGGGCCGCTCGGACTACCCCAACCAGGTCAATAACGTGCTGGGATTCCCCTACATCTTCCGCGGCGCGCTCGACGTACGGGCCTCGAAGATCAACGAGGAGATGAAGCTCGCCGCAGCGCACGCCATCGCCGCGCTGGCCCGGGAGCCGATCCCGGCCTCCGTGCTGCGGGCCTACAACCTCGAAAAGCTGGAGTTCGGGCGTTCGTACCTCATCCCCAAGCCGCTCGATCCGCGGCTGCTCTGCACCGTGGCGACCGCCGTAGCCCGCGCCGCCGTCGAATCGGGCGTCGCCCGCCGGCCCGTCGCCGACTGGGATGCCTATGCCGAGCGCCTGCGGACGCTGGCCGAATAG